Proteins encoded by one window of Candidatus Bathyarchaeota archaeon:
- a CDS encoding dihydrodipicolinate reductase, which produces MSVHVAIYGLGYIGTLIAKAALSKKNIKLVAGIDVDLSKIGKDLGEVLNLNKKLGVKVAHDDEAEKILSEAKPQIVLHSTLTHLNEIYPQLIKCIKVKANVISTAETLSYPWYRYPKLASLIDEEAKKAGVAVLGTGVNPGFIFDSLPAFLTSVCIKVNRIHIIRVINAALRRYSFQKKYGLGMSLEEFKDKASGHTGYAESILLLASIIGVKIDKIEEKQEPILAERNLRTEYFNINPGQVCGLKGYGIGYVNGKEFIKLELIAAVNQKDFDEIIIDGEPPLKWRNEYGTSGDIATAAMVINMIPKVLNAPKGLITMKDFTLSIF; this is translated from the coding sequence ATGAGCGTTCACGTCGCAATTTATGGTTTAGGGTATATAGGAACTTTAATAGCTAAAGCTGCTTTAAGCAAGAAAAATATTAAATTAGTTGCTGGAATAGATGTGGATTTAAGTAAAATCGGTAAGGATTTAGGGGAAGTTTTAAATTTAAATAAGAAGCTTGGAGTGAAAGTTGCGCATGATGATGAAGCTGAAAAAATTTTAAGCGAAGCTAAACCTCAAATAGTTCTTCATTCAACATTAACTCACTTAAATGAAATATATCCTCAATTAATTAAATGCATTAAAGTTAAAGCTAATGTCATTTCTACAGCTGAAACATTATCTTATCCATGGTATAGATACCCTAAACTTGCATCTTTGATAGATGAAGAAGCGAAAAAAGCTGGAGTTGCGGTTCTTGGAACAGGTGTTAATCCAGGGTTTATTTTTGATTCTTTACCAGCTTTTTTAACATCTGTATGCATTAAAGTAAATAGAATTCATATCATTAGAGTTATAAACGCTGCTTTACGAAGGTATTCTTTTCAAAAAAAGTATGGTTTAGGCATGAGTTTAGAAGAGTTTAAAGATAAAGCTTCAGGTCATACAGGTTATGCTGAATCAATACTTTTATTAGCTTCAATAATAGGGGTTAAGATAGATAAAATTGAAGAAAAACAAGAACCTATATTAGCGGAGAGAAACCTGAGAACAGAGTATTTCAACATAAATCCTGGGCAAGTATGCGGTTTAAAAGGTTATGGAATTGGATACGTTAATGGAAAAGAGTTTATTAAGCTTGAGTTAATAGCAGCTGTAAATCAAAAAGATTTTGATGAAATAATAATTGATGGAGAACCCCCGCTTAAATGGAGAAATGAATATGGAACCTCAGGCGATATCGCTACAGCAGCGATGGTTATAAATATGATTCCTAAAGTTTTAAACGCTCCTAAAGGTTTAATAACAATGAAGGATTTTACTCTATCCATTTTCTAG